GATACGCAAAAGGGCGCGGAAAATTCCGCGCCCTCATGGCTTAGTCGAAAGGTGCCCGCAAGCGCCTATTCGAACGATGGCTCAGCCTTCGCGTTCCATCCGCTTGCGCTCCATCTTGCGGGCACGGCGCACGGCAGCGGCCTTTTCACGGGCGCGCTTCTCGCTCGGCTTTTCGTAGTGGCGACGCAGCTTCATTTCGCGATACACCCCCTCCCGCTGCAGCTTCTTCTTGAGCGCGCGGAGGGCCTGGTCGACATTATTATCGCGAACCATGATCTGCATAAATTACTCAACCTCTTTCAAAACGATGCGGGCAGAGCCCGCCTGCAGTGGCGGGGTTGCCGTTGTATTCCTGTCTGATTAGACAACAAAAAAGGCACCGCATCCGTTCCGGATCGGGCCCGACAGCGCGCTGTATATGCCGAATCGCCGGAAAACGCAAGGCGCTCGCTCGCCGCGCGGCGGCACACGCGACTAGTCAGCCCATCGCGGCGCCGCTAAGGCGCGAACATATGTCTGCCGCCCCTTCCTTCATCCCCACCCTGTCGGTCGCCCTCGGCGGCGCGATGGGCGCTGCCGCGCGCTACCAGCTGGGGCGCGGCATGACCCGCTGGCTGGGGCCGGAGATGGTCAGCGACTTCCCGTGGGCGACGCTGGTGGCGAACGCCGCGGGCAGCCTGCTGATGGGCATCCTCGCCGGCTATCTCGCGCGGCACGGCGCGGGCGGGGACCAGGCGCGGCTACTGCTCGGCGTGGGCCTGCTGGGCGGGTTTACCACCTTCAGCGCATTCAGCCTGGAATGCGTGCTGCTGATCGAGCGCGGCCAGCTTGGCCTTGCCGTGCTCTATGCCCTGCTGAGCGTGGCGCTGGGCATTTCGGCGCTGTTCTTCAGCCTCACGATGATGCGGGTGGCAGGATGAGCGCCGACGGCACGAAAAACCCCGAAGACGAGGTGCGCCAGTTTACCGTTGCGTCGGACGACGACGGCATCCGCCTCGATCGCTGGTTCAAGCGCCACCTGCCGCAGATCGGTTTCGGCATGGTCAGCCGCTGGGCGCGTACCGGACAGGTGCGGGTGGACGGCAAGCGGGTGAAACCGGACGATCGCCTCGCCGCAGGGCAGGTGCTGCGCGTGCCACCGGGCGGGGCGGCAGCCAAACCGCGTAAGCCGGTCGAGCTGTCGGAGGAAGATCGCAGCCTTGCCGCCGATATCCTCATAAAGGAAACCAAGGCCGCGCTGGTGCTGAACAAGCCGCCGGGCCTCGCCACGCAGGGCGGCACCGGCACCACGCGCCATGTCGACCGGCTGCTGGATGCCTACGTGGATGGCGATGCACCGCGCCCGCGGCTGGTCCACCGGCTGGACAAGGATACCAGCGGCGTCCTGCTGATCGCCCGCACGCCGGGCAGCGCGGCGTTCTTTTCCAAGCGCTTTTCCGGGCGCAGCGCCAAGAAGATCTACTGGGCGCTGGTGGTCGGCGTACCCGATATCCACGAAGGATTGATCGAGGCCCCGCTCGCCAAGCAGCCCGGCACCGGCGGCGAGAAGATGCATGTCGACGACGAGGGCGCACCGGCCAGGACGCGCTACCGCGTGGTCGAGAGGGCCGGCAACCGAGCCGCCTGGCTGGAGCTGGAGCCGCTGACCGGGCGCACCCACCAGCTGCGCGTCCACTGCGCGGCGATGGGCCACCCGATCGTGGGCGACGGCAAGTACGGCGGGCAGGATGCCTTCCTGACCGGCAGCATCAGCCGCAAGA
This sequence is a window from Alteriqipengyuania flavescens. Protein-coding genes within it:
- the rpsU gene encoding 30S ribosomal protein S21 → MQIMVRDNNVDQALRALKKKLQREGVYREMKLRRHYEKPSEKRAREKAAAVRRARKMERKRMEREG
- a CDS encoding RluA family pseudouridine synthase, translating into MSADGTKNPEDEVRQFTVASDDDGIRLDRWFKRHLPQIGFGMVSRWARTGQVRVDGKRVKPDDRLAAGQVLRVPPGGAAAKPRKPVELSEEDRSLAADILIKETKAALVLNKPPGLATQGGTGTTRHVDRLLDAYVDGDAPRPRLVHRLDKDTSGVLLIARTPGSAAFFSKRFSGRSAKKIYWALVVGVPDIHEGLIEAPLAKQPGTGGEKMHVDDEGAPARTRYRVVERAGNRAAWLELEPLTGRTHQLRVHCAAMGHPIVGDGKYGGQDAFLTGSISRKMHLHARRLIIDSPNDGKSSGKIDVTAELPDHFAESMEQLGFDPSLSDAAPEQGPPERSKAEKKQAARQHAKQYRKSRRGERRSRVTSPAKGAAKKKPPKKR
- the crcB gene encoding fluoride efflux transporter CrcB, whose translation is MSAAPSFIPTLSVALGGAMGAAARYQLGRGMTRWLGPEMVSDFPWATLVANAAGSLLMGILAGYLARHGAGGDQARLLLGVGLLGGFTTFSAFSLECVLLIERGQLGLAVLYALLSVALGISALFFSLTMMRVAG